In Solanum lycopersicum chromosome 5, SLM_r2.1, the following are encoded in one genomic region:
- the LOC101251088 gene encoding clp protease adapter protein ClpF, chloroplastic isoform X1: protein MVQSVSMSTLATSRYCGFCGSTCLRRQFGQIKETTIGFGESQFVWNDRRKNLSFATNIDMLKPRNLRVQAGWLFKGGDKSSEASIERSENANEDILMFFFQLDLATRVQYALNVEQYEIAQQLREKLTEVETEVLKQQESRRGSASKSEAQDMAISILRLRADLQNAVQSENYDLAAKLRDEISKLEAESLTTSIRAQAYENAQYAFRLGQKVKHKNFGYRGVICGMDPICCESNSWMENAQVEKLTRGPDQPFYQVLVDVHTDPNLLVAYVPEESLVAPSEPDKDRFDHPYTSFLFFGMDAAGDFIPIKQLREKYNKPRHEVPYDPDNEKSGESS, encoded by the exons ATGGTGCAAAGTGTGTCAATGAGTACTCTTGCAACTTCTAGATATTGCGGATTTTGTGGATCCACCTGTTTGAGGAGGCAGTTTggacaaataaaagaaaccacGATAGGTTTTGGGGAAAGTCAATTTGTTTGGAATGATCGTCGGAAAAACTTATCCTTTGCAACCAACATTGATATGCTAAAGCCAAGAAATTTGAGGGTTCAAGCTGGATGGTTGTTTAAAGGAGGTGACAAAAGCTCAGAAGCAAGCATTGAGCGTAGCGAGAATGCCAATGAAGATATATTGATGTTCTTTTTTCAGCTTGACCTGGCTACACGCGTGCAG TATGCTTTGAATGTGGAGCAGTATGAAATTGCACAACAACTAAGAGAGAAGCTCACTGAG GTGGAAACAGAGGTTTTGAAGCAGCAGGAATCCAGAAGGGGATCAGCCTCAAAGAGTGAAGCTCAAGATATGGCTATAAGCATCTTGCGTCTACG TGCAGACCTGCAGAATGCAGTTCAGAGTGAAAATTATGATTTGGCAGCTAAATTACGAGATGAAATTTCCAAGCTTGAGGCAGAGTCTCTGACTACATCGATAAGAGCTCAGGCATATGAAAATGCTCAATATGCATTTCGATTAGGCCAGAAAGTGAAGCACAAGAATTTTG GATATCGTGGTGTTATATGTGGGATGGACCCAATATGTTGTGAATCGAATTCATGGATGGAAAATGCTCAAGTAGAAAAGTTGACTCGTGGTCCTGATCAGCCCTTTTATCAG GTGCTGGTGGATGTACATACAGATCCCAATCTGTTAGTGGCATATG TACCTGAGGAAAGTCTAGTGGCGCCTAGCGAACCAGATAAG GATCGATTTGATCATCCCTACACCTCATTCTTATTTTTTGGGATGGATGCTGCCGGAGATTTCATACCAATCAAGCAGCTGCGAGAGAAGTACAACAAGCCTCGGCATGAGGTGCCTTATGATCCGGACAATGAGAAGAGTGGAGAAAGTTCCTAG
- the LOC101251088 gene encoding clp protease adapter protein ClpF, chloroplastic isoform X2, with translation MVQSVSMSTLATSRYCGFCGSTCLRRQFGQIKETTIGFGESQFVWNDRRKNLSFATNIDMLKPRNLRVQAGWLFKGGDKSSEASIERSENANEDILMFFFQLDLATRVQYALNVEQYEIAQQLREKLTEVETEVLKQQESRRGSASKSEAQDMAISILRLRADLQNAVQSENYDLAAKLRDEISKLEAESLTTSIRAQAYENAQYAFRLGQKVKHKNFGYRGVICGMDPICCESNSWMENAQVEKLTRGPDQPFYQVLFGSCNSDNCSSCST, from the exons ATGGTGCAAAGTGTGTCAATGAGTACTCTTGCAACTTCTAGATATTGCGGATTTTGTGGATCCACCTGTTTGAGGAGGCAGTTTggacaaataaaagaaaccacGATAGGTTTTGGGGAAAGTCAATTTGTTTGGAATGATCGTCGGAAAAACTTATCCTTTGCAACCAACATTGATATGCTAAAGCCAAGAAATTTGAGGGTTCAAGCTGGATGGTTGTTTAAAGGAGGTGACAAAAGCTCAGAAGCAAGCATTGAGCGTAGCGAGAATGCCAATGAAGATATATTGATGTTCTTTTTTCAGCTTGACCTGGCTACACGCGTGCAG TATGCTTTGAATGTGGAGCAGTATGAAATTGCACAACAACTAAGAGAGAAGCTCACTGAG GTGGAAACAGAGGTTTTGAAGCAGCAGGAATCCAGAAGGGGATCAGCCTCAAAGAGTGAAGCTCAAGATATGGCTATAAGCATCTTGCGTCTACG TGCAGACCTGCAGAATGCAGTTCAGAGTGAAAATTATGATTTGGCAGCTAAATTACGAGATGAAATTTCCAAGCTTGAGGCAGAGTCTCTGACTACATCGATAAGAGCTCAGGCATATGAAAATGCTCAATATGCATTTCGATTAGGCCAGAAAGTGAAGCACAAGAATTTTG GATATCGTGGTGTTATATGTGGGATGGACCCAATATGTTGTGAATCGAATTCATGGATGGAAAATGCTCAAGTAGAAAAGTTGACTCGTGGTCCTGATCAGCCCTTTTATCAGGTTTTGTTTGGATCTTGTAAC TCTGATAATTGTTCATCATGCAGTACCTGA